One Streptosporangium sp. NBC_01495 DNA window includes the following coding sequences:
- a CDS encoding adenylyl cyclase, with product MPVSSIQATLDAKHAAQVDNEMGTTRHAYLFKPGTYGTAEQPLQIKVGYYTEVSGLGASPTDVVINGKVEVYNRCLEGGGTGNCLALVNFWRTLSNLSININAAGQDGCRGSANFWAVSQAVSLRRLNISSGTLSLMDYCTAGPQYASGGFIADSKLPSVTNGSQQQWLTRNSEVAGWSNAVWNQVFSGVVGAPAEAGFPSPPYTTLDTTPVSREKPYLFVDEQGNYNVRVPAVQKDSRGITWANGMTPGYTLPISDFFIAKPSDSVKAINSALKSGKHLLLTPGVYDIEKSIDIERPNTVVLGIGHATLTAVNASTPIEVDSVPGVIVAGVTIDAGLKKSQVLLKVGKKDKRSHSTADNPITLSDVYFRVGGPHVGRTNTALEVNSDHVLIDHTWVWRADHGVEGFTDTQRWNTNDGRNGAIINGDHVTATGLFVEHFQRHNTIWNGEDGTTILYQNELPYDPPTQADWMDGDVEGYAGYKVGRHVKRHLLYGGGVYVFNQNNPQIHTENGFEVPQTPGVKLHHIMTVNLSAGIIDHVVNGVGDAADMTKIGAPVYITDYPAP from the coding sequence ATGCCCGTCAGCTCAATCCAGGCGACTCTCGACGCGAAACACGCCGCTCAGGTCGACAACGAGATGGGCACCACGCGCCACGCGTACCTCTTCAAGCCCGGCACGTACGGCACCGCGGAGCAGCCACTCCAGATCAAGGTCGGCTACTACACCGAGGTCTCCGGCCTGGGTGCCTCGCCCACCGACGTCGTCATCAACGGCAAGGTCGAGGTCTACAACCGCTGCCTGGAGGGCGGCGGGACCGGCAACTGCCTCGCGCTCGTCAACTTCTGGCGCACCCTGTCCAACCTGTCGATCAACATCAACGCGGCCGGCCAGGACGGCTGCCGAGGGTCGGCGAACTTCTGGGCCGTCTCCCAGGCGGTGTCCCTGCGGCGTCTCAACATCAGCAGCGGCACCCTGTCGCTCATGGACTACTGCACCGCCGGCCCGCAGTACGCCAGCGGGGGCTTCATCGCCGACTCCAAGCTGCCGTCCGTCACGAACGGATCGCAGCAGCAGTGGCTGACCCGCAACAGCGAGGTCGCCGGTTGGTCGAACGCCGTGTGGAACCAGGTCTTCTCGGGCGTCGTCGGCGCACCGGCCGAGGCCGGGTTCCCGAGCCCTCCCTACACCACCCTCGATACCACTCCCGTCAGCCGCGAGAAGCCCTACCTGTTCGTCGACGAGCAGGGCAACTACAACGTCCGCGTGCCCGCCGTCCAGAAGGACTCACGCGGCATCACATGGGCCAACGGCATGACCCCGGGTTACACGCTGCCGATCAGCGACTTCTTCATCGCGAAGCCGTCGGATTCGGTGAAGGCCATCAACAGTGCGCTCAAGAGCGGCAAGCACCTGCTGCTCACACCCGGTGTGTACGACATCGAGAAGAGCATCGACATCGAGCGCCCGAACACGGTCGTCCTCGGCATCGGGCACGCCACGCTGACCGCCGTCAACGCCTCGACCCCGATCGAGGTCGACTCCGTCCCCGGCGTGATCGTCGCCGGCGTGACCATCGACGCGGGTCTCAAGAAGTCGCAGGTCCTGCTGAAGGTGGGCAAGAAGGACAAGAGGAGCCACAGCACGGCGGACAACCCGATCACCCTGTCCGACGTGTACTTCCGCGTCGGCGGACCCCACGTCGGCAGGACCAACACCGCGCTCGAGGTCAACAGCGACCACGTGCTCATCGACCACACCTGGGTGTGGCGCGCCGACCACGGTGTCGAAGGCTTCACCGACACCCAGCGGTGGAACACCAACGACGGCCGCAACGGCGCCATCATCAACGGCGACCACGTGACCGCGACCGGCCTGTTCGTCGAGCACTTCCAGCGGCACAACACCATCTGGAACGGCGAGGACGGCACGACGATCCTTTACCAGAACGAGCTGCCGTACGACCCGCCGACCCAGGCCGACTGGATGGACGGCGATGTCGAGGGCTATGCCGGCTACAAGGTAGGCAGGCATGTGAAGAGGCACCTCCTCTACGGCGGTGGGGTCTACGTCTTCAATCAGAACAACCCGCAGATCCACACCGAGAACGGCTTCGAGGTTCCGCAGACCCCGGGCGTCAAGCTGCACCACATCATGACCGTCAACCTCAGTGCCGGGATAATCGACCACGTCGTCAACGGCGTGGGCGACGCAGCCGACATGACGAAGATCGGTGCGCCGGTGTACATCACGGATTACCCGGCCCCGTAG
- a CDS encoding CPBP family glutamic-type intramembrane protease, whose product MTVNTLGETAAAGVRLKAPGWPEILAGGVAYAASFLLVNPVLPVAFVVGVLAALLFRWSGSIWPGVLLHGVNNATALLVPLLIALAGA is encoded by the coding sequence ATGACCGTCAACACACTTGGCGAAACCGCGGCCGCGGGCGTCCGGCTGAAGGCACCAGGGTGGCCGGAGATCCTGGCGGGAGGCGTCGCTTACGCGGCATCCTTCCTCCTTGTCAACCCCGTCCTGCCGGTGGCGTTCGTCGTCGGCGTGCTCGCCGCCCTGCTGTTCCGCTGGTCGGGTTCGATCTGGCCGGGCGTTCTGTTACACGGCGTCAACAACGCGACCGCGTTGCTCGTCCCGCTCCTCATTGCGCTTGCCGGGGCGTGA
- a CDS encoding ester cyclase: MSDTNLREFYERYIEALNAHEFDRMDEFVHESIIMHSEPSSRAALVAQLNSIVDAVPDFHWETQELAINGDSLAARLINTGTPAKEWLGAVPTGKSIEIVEYAIYRIRDGKFLHMSALHDAEALQKQLAG, encoded by the coding sequence ATGTCCGACACCAACCTGCGCGAGTTCTACGAGCGCTACATCGAGGCGCTCAACGCACACGAGTTCGACCGCATGGACGAGTTCGTCCACGAGTCCATCATCATGCACAGCGAGCCGAGCTCCCGCGCGGCCCTTGTCGCGCAGCTGAACAGCATCGTTGACGCGGTCCCTGACTTCCACTGGGAGACCCAGGAGCTCGCCATCAACGGCGACAGCCTCGCCGCCCGTCTGATCAATACCGGTACCCCCGCCAAGGAGTGGCTCGGAGCAGTTCCCACCGGTAAGTCGATCGAGATCGTCGAGTACGCCATCTACAGGATCCGCGACGGGAAGTTTCTGCACATGTCGGCCCTCCACGACGCCGAGGCTCTGCAGAAGCAGCTCGCAGGCTGA